A part of Augochlora pura isolate Apur16 chromosome 1, APUR_v2.2.1, whole genome shotgun sequence genomic DNA contains:
- the LOC144478810 gene encoding tripartite motif-containing protein 2 isoform X2 translates to MSCCPFMTRLGERMVSMSSRLVETVSINYEDFNESFLTCGTCLFVYDGGEHTPKLLPCSHTVCLHCLTRIAASETREPGAFRCPICRELITIPRGGVPALPPSFLVNQLLDLMSRQRREVIPKCSVHINQELLFCETCDTVFCTVCTGGNHAGTSPGCTEHTIIPFSIAIKRMSEILLYKANECISKLTQAQDSVSTELQRLEASKERCLNAVDNEFAEIISKFERRRTELQAAVTAAARDKKHVLEEQHALIEAEKNKVQQECEGLQYQVEVRNITQRIGSLSDQLDAASALSEPKENAFITFEFNHNNALSQLEEAINNLGRVRSSTTLPGLCRARLKDPAIVKLQAIVILETVDYHGHPRNVGGDLITAELTLADSMHSDNQSSRIETEIVDLENGTYEILFRPPVARRFVLKLSVFERPIKDYPLFFDATVHNEPVKVYGRHGSGKDEFHQPVAVAVDDDGMIYVLDTGNSRVKVLNCDLEFQRHLTNEGLEGRSCTGISISQQGIVVVNWRTRKITEMSSLGDTIKSFTHCAFREPVDVAVDRNYGHILVADNGENCVFVFDSDGKFLFQVGTMVTLKLIRAVTVGRNGEIVVADDHILVFTAKGDFSEEIYSEGKGKGAYGGLAVDAEGRILGTRTDKGRSTIQVLKLGGGNILTEIDSHSSKLRRPSGIAVLPDNHLVVVDLGNDCTKKYRYW, encoded by the exons GACACGGCTAGGGGAGAGGATGGTCAGCATGAGCTCAAGGCTCGTGGAGACAGTTAGTATAAACTATGAAGATTTTAATGAGAGCTTTTTAACGTGCGGCACTTGTCTTTTTGTTTATGACGGTGGAGAACATACTCCTAAGTTACTACCATGTTCACACACA gtaTGTTTACATTGCTTAACAAGAATTGCTGCATCTGAAACACGTGAACCTGGTGCCTTTCGATGTCCTATTTGTAgagaattaataacaattcctAGAGGTGGAGTTCCTGCATTACCACCTAGTTTCCTTGTGAATCAACTTCTGGATCTTATGTCCAGACAGAGAAGAGAG GTGATCCCAAAATGTTCAGTTCACATAAACCAGGAGCTATTATTCTGTGAAACATGTGACACAGTCTTTTGTACAGTATGTACAGGTGGTAATCACGCAGGAACATCACCAGGTTGTACAGAACATACTATTATACCATTCAGCATTGCAATTAAGAGAATGTCTGAAATTTTGCTCTACAAAGCCAATGAATGTATATCAAAG TTAACACAAGCTCAGGATTCTGTGAGCACAGAGTTACAACGTTTGGAAGCTTCTAAGGAGAGGTGTTTGAATGCTGTGGACAATGAATttgcagaaattatttcaaagttcGAAAGGAGACGCACGGAATTGCAAGCAGCGGTGACTGCCGCCGCAAGAGATAAGAAGCACGTGTTGGAAGAGCAACATGCACTCATAGAagccgagaaaaataaagtgcAACAAGAATGCGAGGGCTTACAATATCAA gTCGAAGTACGGAACATCACACAAAGGATTGGAAGCTTATCTGACCAACTAGACGCGGCATCAGCACTTAGCGAACCTAAAGAAAATGCCTTCATAACATTCGAATTTAACCACAATAATGCTCTTTCTCAATTAGAGGAAGCTATTAATAACTTGGGACGAGTACGTTCTAGTACAACATTGCCAG GTCTGTGCAGAGCCAGGTTAAAAGATCCTGCAATAGTTAAATTACAAGCGATCGTTATATTAGAGACTGTTGACTACCATGGGCATCCTAGAAACGTTGGAGGAGATCTTATCACTGCCGAATTAACATTAGCGGATAGTATGCACTCAGACAACCAAAGTTCCAGAATCGAAACTGAAATAGTAGATTTAGAGAACGGTACATACGAGATACTGTTCAGACCTCCGGTTGCGAGACGCTTCGTCCTGAAATTATCAGTTTTCGAGCGGCCTATTAAAGATTatcctttattttttgatGCGACTGTACATAACGAACCCGTTAAAGTATATGGAAGACATGGAAGCGGAAAAGATGAGTTTCATCAACCAGTTGCAGTTGCCGTTGACGACGATGGCATGATATACGTTCTGGATACCGGGAATTCCCGGGTAAAG GTACTCAATTGTGATTTAGAATTTCAAAGGCATTTAACTAATGAAGGTCTGGAAGGCCGTAGTTGTACAGGAATAAGTATATCACAACAAGGTATCGTTGTTGTTAATTGGAGAACAcgaaaaataacagaaatgaGCTCTTTAGGCGACACAATCAAGTCCTTCACTCATTGCGCATTTCGA GAGCCAGTCGATGTTGCTGTAGATAGAAATTACGGACATATACTTGTGGCCGACAACGGTGAAAATTGTGTTTTTGTGTTCGATTCTGATGGCAAATTCCTCTTCCAG GTTGGAACGATGGTAACTTTAAAACTAATTAGAGCCGTTACCGTTGGACGTAACGGTGAAATTGTAGTTGCCGATGATCATATTCTAGTATTCACTGCTAAAGGAGACTTCTCTGAGGAAATATATTCAGAAGGCAAAG gaaaAGGCGCTTACGGAGGTTTGGCTGTCGACGCAGAAGGTAGAATACTCGGTACACGCACTGATAAGGGTCGCAGTACCATCCAAGTGTTGAAATTAGGTGGAGGTAATATTTTGACTGAAATCGACTCGCATAGTTCAAAATTACGACGTCCATCAGGTATTGCAGTGCTACCTGACAATCACTTAGTAGTTGTAGACCTGGGAAACGActgtacaaaaaaatatagatattggTAA
- the LOC144478810 gene encoding tripartite motif-containing protein 2 isoform X1, whose translation MEALRLAIQTRLGERMVSMSSRLVETVSINYEDFNESFLTCGTCLFVYDGGEHTPKLLPCSHTVCLHCLTRIAASETREPGAFRCPICRELITIPRGGVPALPPSFLVNQLLDLMSRQRREVIPKCSVHINQELLFCETCDTVFCTVCTGGNHAGTSPGCTEHTIIPFSIAIKRMSEILLYKANECISKLTQAQDSVSTELQRLEASKERCLNAVDNEFAEIISKFERRRTELQAAVTAAARDKKHVLEEQHALIEAEKNKVQQECEGLQYQVEVRNITQRIGSLSDQLDAASALSEPKENAFITFEFNHNNALSQLEEAINNLGRVRSSTTLPGLCRARLKDPAIVKLQAIVILETVDYHGHPRNVGGDLITAELTLADSMHSDNQSSRIETEIVDLENGTYEILFRPPVARRFVLKLSVFERPIKDYPLFFDATVHNEPVKVYGRHGSGKDEFHQPVAVAVDDDGMIYVLDTGNSRVKVLNCDLEFQRHLTNEGLEGRSCTGISISQQGIVVVNWRTRKITEMSSLGDTIKSFTHCAFREPVDVAVDRNYGHILVADNGENCVFVFDSDGKFLFQVGTMVTLKLIRAVTVGRNGEIVVADDHILVFTAKGDFSEEIYSEGKGKGAYGGLAVDAEGRILGTRTDKGRSTIQVLKLGGGNILTEIDSHSSKLRRPSGIAVLPDNHLVVVDLGNDCTKKYRYW comes from the exons GACACGGCTAGGGGAGAGGATGGTCAGCATGAGCTCAAGGCTCGTGGAGACAGTTAGTATAAACTATGAAGATTTTAATGAGAGCTTTTTAACGTGCGGCACTTGTCTTTTTGTTTATGACGGTGGAGAACATACTCCTAAGTTACTACCATGTTCACACACA gtaTGTTTACATTGCTTAACAAGAATTGCTGCATCTGAAACACGTGAACCTGGTGCCTTTCGATGTCCTATTTGTAgagaattaataacaattcctAGAGGTGGAGTTCCTGCATTACCACCTAGTTTCCTTGTGAATCAACTTCTGGATCTTATGTCCAGACAGAGAAGAGAG GTGATCCCAAAATGTTCAGTTCACATAAACCAGGAGCTATTATTCTGTGAAACATGTGACACAGTCTTTTGTACAGTATGTACAGGTGGTAATCACGCAGGAACATCACCAGGTTGTACAGAACATACTATTATACCATTCAGCATTGCAATTAAGAGAATGTCTGAAATTTTGCTCTACAAAGCCAATGAATGTATATCAAAG TTAACACAAGCTCAGGATTCTGTGAGCACAGAGTTACAACGTTTGGAAGCTTCTAAGGAGAGGTGTTTGAATGCTGTGGACAATGAATttgcagaaattatttcaaagttcGAAAGGAGACGCACGGAATTGCAAGCAGCGGTGACTGCCGCCGCAAGAGATAAGAAGCACGTGTTGGAAGAGCAACATGCACTCATAGAagccgagaaaaataaagtgcAACAAGAATGCGAGGGCTTACAATATCAA gTCGAAGTACGGAACATCACACAAAGGATTGGAAGCTTATCTGACCAACTAGACGCGGCATCAGCACTTAGCGAACCTAAAGAAAATGCCTTCATAACATTCGAATTTAACCACAATAATGCTCTTTCTCAATTAGAGGAAGCTATTAATAACTTGGGACGAGTACGTTCTAGTACAACATTGCCAG GTCTGTGCAGAGCCAGGTTAAAAGATCCTGCAATAGTTAAATTACAAGCGATCGTTATATTAGAGACTGTTGACTACCATGGGCATCCTAGAAACGTTGGAGGAGATCTTATCACTGCCGAATTAACATTAGCGGATAGTATGCACTCAGACAACCAAAGTTCCAGAATCGAAACTGAAATAGTAGATTTAGAGAACGGTACATACGAGATACTGTTCAGACCTCCGGTTGCGAGACGCTTCGTCCTGAAATTATCAGTTTTCGAGCGGCCTATTAAAGATTatcctttattttttgatGCGACTGTACATAACGAACCCGTTAAAGTATATGGAAGACATGGAAGCGGAAAAGATGAGTTTCATCAACCAGTTGCAGTTGCCGTTGACGACGATGGCATGATATACGTTCTGGATACCGGGAATTCCCGGGTAAAG GTACTCAATTGTGATTTAGAATTTCAAAGGCATTTAACTAATGAAGGTCTGGAAGGCCGTAGTTGTACAGGAATAAGTATATCACAACAAGGTATCGTTGTTGTTAATTGGAGAACAcgaaaaataacagaaatgaGCTCTTTAGGCGACACAATCAAGTCCTTCACTCATTGCGCATTTCGA GAGCCAGTCGATGTTGCTGTAGATAGAAATTACGGACATATACTTGTGGCCGACAACGGTGAAAATTGTGTTTTTGTGTTCGATTCTGATGGCAAATTCCTCTTCCAG GTTGGAACGATGGTAACTTTAAAACTAATTAGAGCCGTTACCGTTGGACGTAACGGTGAAATTGTAGTTGCCGATGATCATATTCTAGTATTCACTGCTAAAGGAGACTTCTCTGAGGAAATATATTCAGAAGGCAAAG gaaaAGGCGCTTACGGAGGTTTGGCTGTCGACGCAGAAGGTAGAATACTCGGTACACGCACTGATAAGGGTCGCAGTACCATCCAAGTGTTGAAATTAGGTGGAGGTAATATTTTGACTGAAATCGACTCGCATAGTTCAAAATTACGACGTCCATCAGGTATTGCAGTGCTACCTGACAATCACTTAGTAGTTGTAGACCTGGGAAACGActgtacaaaaaaatatagatattggTAA